The nucleotide window CCCTTTTATATCAAATTCACTGCAATATCAGTGTCAAACTGACAGGCATCAGTTTTAATAAGGATAGGACATTAACTTGACACATAGGAAAACAGACAGTTTGATAAACAGACATAATTACAGCCTGCATAGGCAAAGGCAACTGACAATCAGGGAAATTTGCTTCAAAGAGGACACTAGGAGTGTGAAAAAACTAAAATCAGCTTACTTTCCCTGTTGGCAACTGTTATTTCAGCTAAGATTCCAAtagagtaatctagtaaaatatacattatttaaagtacatttttcatttccgtATCATCCTATAAAGTGGccccaatttcggacatctccTTTGCAACGTGTGCTGTCAAATCAAGTTATGTTCAAATACAGGCAACCCATCAAAAAAGTTACACAAAACAGGCAGCAGGGCTCCACAGAGCCCATGATAACACACATTCTGCCCACTCAGAAGTTTagtaaatcaaaataattgtaataaatgctATCCATAAAGTACCCGCTTAGTTCAGACAGTGGGAGAACCAAACATGAGCATATATTATCACTCAGGAACATTTATCTATCAGCCATATCATTTTTACTACAACACATCAGTACATACCTCCTATTGTGTCAACACTCAACTCGTTAACACACTATAACATGTTTTCAAAACATTGATATAACATTTTGTTACATCATTAActaaatttttaactaaaacataATTGTGCAAAACTTTTAAAGCTTCAGTCCCCGTAACGCACAGGACAAGTCTCTCCCTTACAAGGAATTAAACATATaacttgtttaattttattatcctGTTCATAATTAAGGCACACACACTATAATGACTCAACATCAACTCAACTAAAGGACATACAGTTTTATATATTGAAGTATGTGGCAATGTATTAAGTAGTGAACTAAATTATTGATACACAATGAGAATGTAAATAAGTAATGTTGACTCAAGCCTGTTATTGGATGGGTGACTTTTATCTACAATCTTTTCTCTATGCCTTAGAAAGTGTGTAAGTTTTTCACTAAAGCTAATTAGGTTCTAAATAATGATAACAATAACAAGTGCATGAACTATGCATTTTCAATAACCTTGTTATTCTCATGTACTGCCGACACAACTGCTACAAGTTATTAAAATCAGGGTAAACCTATTATTgtcaattaattgattattgcTGTTTATCAGTACAGTTTTTACTCTAGGGTCATTGACAGGACTAGTGAGTGGCTCACTTGGTCGGTGGCACTGAGTTGAGGTGTTGTAGTGTGCGACAACCTTTACTCACAGTCTGAACTAAGCAAGAATTGTaacaatactatttttattatacaatgtTATCTTCACAGAACCGGTTAATTGATTCATACCAAGTAAAAAATTGAGGAGCAAGGCTCTAGGCAGATAAATTTATacactatttatatatttatagcctTCTATATGAAGTGAAATCACAAGGACATCAAAGTTTCAAACTTCTGAAAACGGCACTGTCCACACTATACAAAATGGAATATGAGGGCAAAACACACACAGATTCTTCGAGCACATCCTCAAATAAACACTAATAAATACACAGACCGGTAGTAGAGTACTTTATACAGCTGGAGGGGCACGACGAGGCCAGATCTGTGTTGCGTTCTCACTCCCCAGTAGCACTGGACCACTCAACGAATGCACGTTACGAGATATTCAATAACCGAGCACGCTCGCCCGACCTAGTCAACCTTTGGAACCGACGACAGCCAAATCCGGGTACGAGAAGTCtttcaaattattaaatatttaatacctaGGTGCGGAGGACACGCCGCGTCTCTTACAGCAGTTGACATATGGGCTTTTTGTTCTTCCGTATCTTCTCCTCTTTGGGAGACTTTTTGTTGATTTGTCGCACTAGGTCGTAGAACACTTCGTTGACGCTGATCTTCGCCTTCGCAGACGTCTCCATGAACACGCAGTTGAAATGGTTGGCGAGGTTGGCGCCTTGCTGCTTGCCCACCACGCGCTCGGCCTCCAGGTCGCACTTGTTGCCGACCAGCACCATGGGCACGTCGTCCTTGTCCTTCACCCGCAGGATCTGCTCGCGCAGGTCCTGCAGGTCGTTGAACGTGGACTGCGCCGTGATCGAGTACACTAGAACGAAGCCCTGCCCGTTCTTCATGTACAGGTCGCGCATCGCCGTGAACTGTTCCGTGCCCGCCGTGTCCAGGATCTCCAGCATGCACTGTTGCCCGTCCACCTCCACTTGTTTCCGGTAGCTGTCCTCGATGGTGGGGTCGTATTTCTCCACAAAGATGCCTTGTACGAACTGTACTGTCAGGGCGGATTTTCCCACGCCTCCGCTTCCTAGCACGACTATTTTGTATTCGCgcattattaactattttgaATGGTGTGATTTTATACACAGAAATTAAAGGTCACACTGCTAAAAAGCACATTAACTATGTTAagttattgcaaaaaaaacCTTCAACAAGTCAAACCGCCATGACACCGTTAACAGGGCGATGGGCGATGGCTCACTCACATGGTGTTGCCATTGATTGGTGATGAATAAATAATGTACTTTTTGCCGTGGAATATATAAGCAATTCATCCATAATATAGACTTTCTTACAATCTATGAATATTCTTAACATTTATATGGAGACAACAAAAAGTAATATGTATTTTAGTCATTAATCTAAATGCAAATTAATTGTCtattgtgtattattttttaaccgttTGCCACATTATTTTAGTCAATATATTTATTCGATAATCCAGtgattattaacaattaaaaaattagtaacgaataacaatacaaaagtgttggttttcatttattaaaccTTTAATGCACGTGATTGTAAGGAAAACTAGCAACATTGTTGTATTGTCACGAACTAGTTTTCCTACTCGtgtctagatggcgctgttatgttttaattagaTATCTTCGAAACAAACccaaaacaaacacaaaatgTAAGCTCGTTTCCAATGGTTTATTTTCCGTTTACCTGATAAAATTAGCATCTTtgctattatttaattacttcgGCATATAAATTAGTTTACCCGGAGCACCCAGTTCTTTCGTAAATATTAACTTTCACCTTGACGCAAGCTTTCTTTGAGTGCAAGGCATTTCGAATACAGAATGCCAAGTGTTGTGCAAGCTGCATTTTAAACGTAAACTTTAGAACAGtactgttaaataaaataaaaaaaattaattactagGGGATGCCCAtctacttcgtacgcgtgaaattccgtttttctcaaatccctcaGAAACTAGaggttttcaaaaaattatttaGCCTTtaagttgctcaataaccttctcAAGCGCTTGGCTataatcacgcctgatggtaagcgatgatgcagacTATGGCGGAACGCGCTtacctaaaagatgcctattcactcttgacttgaagatacccatattgtaggtggttgGGACTTTTATATAGTCTACTTATATAAAAAGCACTTAacgtaattaacaaaataatgttatcgGTGAAAAcgttgaaataaaatatgccGAAGCAACACTATACGGCCATTGCATTTTATTGCGAATGATTTTCACGTATTGTGTTGGATTTAATCCGTGGATTTATTGTCTGTTAAAACACAAACAATGCCCCTTACATAGATGCAGAGagtaatatcaatatttttcgccTTTAACAACGAACCGGACCACTGGGtcgcaaataaaatattagctgATGCGACAGAcgtacattcatcatcatcatcatcatcatgtcagccgatggacgtccactgcaggacataggccttttgtagggagttccaaacatcacgatactgagccgcctgcatccagcgaatccctgcgactcgcttgatgtcgtcagtccacctggtggggggtcgaccaacactgcgctttctggtgcgacgtcgccattccagcaccttgggactccaacgtccatcggctcctcgaactatgtgccccgcccattgccacttcagtttcgcgacacGCTAAGCTATCTCGGTGACTTTAGtccttctgcagatctcctcatttctgattcgatcacgcacagaTACTCCTAGCGTAGCTCCTTCCATCGCCCaatgtgtgactctgagctttcttatgaggcccatagttagccacCAAGAGGTACATTATCctacatgaaaatgttttacGTAGCTAAATGCATCTGTATTGAATACAATACCAACTAAGTACCATTTTAGTCTCGAGGAAATCCTCATAGATGCCATTGCCTATACCTGCCATTGAAAGTctcgttaaaatcggttcagtcgttccaGAAATTagcattacattacattagcatacttgctgtatttttttacatgtattgatctaaaaaaaaaaaaaaatgccgaccgaattgagaacctcctcctttttgaagtcggttaaaaatagtaacatttaaataaaaattaagtatccGTCTGTGAATTTAAaacaactgtgttttctcaagtgattATGATTATAGGTGGGTACTTATTTTCACCATATTAAAACACAATCGAACCTTTATGAATATACTATGTCTGTCAGTTTGTTTCTCCGGGTAAATTAGGCTTTGACTGGAACATAGACGAGTTATTGTTGataatttttcgggataaattttttcgggataaagttTGGCCTGTTTCGTACACATAAAAAACGTACTGTGTAActctttcatttaaatattcacTCTCGTTTGTATAAATctctgttttgtttattatattgatggttatttttatttttatagttttcagtACGTTAAGCTATCGTTTACTTAAATGATAATGCAAATAAAAACGTTTGAGCTTTGTAAATGTATTTTGCTTTCTGCGAACGTTTATTTACTTCCggcatattattttatttatcttctcAAGTAAGTATAGGTATATCTCTATCTATTCGTAAGAAAAACTCCGTAGAAACTAGAGTTGCCAACATTTCCTgagaaaaatatattgtttttctaaaaactatatttacttatttacacttactgtatttttcaagaatttttgtcTTGAGTAAATAAgcgatataataatataaagatataAAGCGATGTATAATGTAAAGACtcactatctggtgcagtaaagacgatctgtatctattatttatcttcaatataatgtcatcatcatcatcatcatatcagccgatggacgtccactgcaggacataggccttttgtagggacttccaaacatcacgatactgagccgcctgcatccagcgaatccctgcgactcgcttgatgtcgtcagtccacctggtggggggtcggccaacactgcgcttactagtattGTGTAATTGtgcaatataatgtatttattagtatatattgatatgtattttattcattattgtaggtatttgtgtaattttgtttatgtattaggatgtaaatttttgtatgtatgtgtattactaatactatggttatttttgttttacgccacctgctgatgtctttaagttttcctaaaccgaagcttgcctggaagaaatcgctacttagcgataaggccgccttttgtatgctgatctcttcgtaatttgttttttttttcacttgtatttgtctttgtggtgtgcaaataaagtatatctatctatctatctataatatgCTTTTTCACATTTTTCAAGCTCATTCCTTTTCGGAATTCGATATGATAGACAAGTTCGAATTCGatgataatgtttataaaatttaaagttcataaacttgttgaaaatatagtatttttgcgtactatatatttcttcaacagtatatagtatgcagacccgaaatatagtacaatactatacaatattatagtacggttggcaaccctagtagAAACGCACATTGGTAGACGTAGACTTCCCTTCTTAAAGGAACACAGTattagagcttagacccaccatgctgcttcaatgAAAACAGACGTAGTattctaatttttaaaatgtatttgaaaacaaaaccttataatgaaaactttaattttaacatcattatcaatccatatttggctctatattgagcacgagtctccactcagaatgagcggggttaggcCCGCTTGAATGCGGATAAGCAAACATCacatgtaaagaattaagaaaattctcaggtatgcagaaaatttttaggtattctgcaggtttcctcatgacgtttttccttcaccgcttgatacaaatgatatttaatttcttaaaataactgaaaagttggagttgtatgccccggaccggattcgagcttTCGCCCTTCGAACAGAAGGCAGataagaggtcatatccactgggccatttttggcggcctctgtggcgcaggatttacaagacggacgtcctgggttcgatccccggctgggccgattgaggtttttttaattggtccaggtctggctggtgggaggctttggccgtggcttgttactaccctaccggcaaagacgtaccgccatgcaatttagcggtccggtacgatgtcgtgtagaaactgtaaggggtgtggattttcatcctcctcctaacaagttagcccgcttccatcttagattgcatcatcacttaccagtcgagtttgtagtcaagggctaacttgtaaagaataaaaaaaaaagctattacGTCTGTTGACAAGAAAACTTTCtataaactaatttgaatatcacgtgcatttttttatttatttcatttttattttcatttttaatttaattaagcttTCGCACTATAATGGCGGTGATTTATTATACCGCAGCACGTCTgtgctattttaattattaccgcGATCACCCCGGAAATGTTCGGTGTATCGGATTGTTCACGCGATGGGTGTGAAGGGATGGGTTTAGCAAATAACAAACTAAATTAGTCGTACGATAAATCGTTCAAATACTCTGGCAAATATAAAAAGCTCCGCCTAAGCTATACTTACTATAAAATTCTATTGAatgcaatgattattttatactaaagatatgttgaaaatcaccgcaaaaagtgatcagaatttagcgactccactgagcgcacacatgcacaattttgtgttgacattatatatttatgtatacatatatagtttttacacttcccaATGTAAAACTACTTCCTAAAGtaaacctaaatattgtctacaatatcgatgtctctctctctctctctctctctgtataaataacttttgtcGCTTatatttgtccgcctcagttttgatgtgctTTTTAAAGTGCCTATAAAATGTCGAGATTGAGTAGTTTAAAATATGAATGATAGTTGCATGAACCAAAAGTAATTAATAAGGTGTTGaactatttattgttatttaattagttaaaacCTTAATAGCTCAGTGGAAGAGAGGCGGGACGTATATATCAGAGGGGGTggatcgatccccgcccgttggattattgtcatacccactccaaACACAGTTTTTTTCGACTATTTGGAGGGTAGGTAATgataatattggtcatactttTAAAAGATGttctttagaaaaatatataacaaaggcatagatttataacacatagatagtctatagtcgcaggattcgtaagccgttttatgtgccccgaaaaaGGAGCCTTTGACGCATCGCTATGCTACATACGCTTGTATGCTTGTCGGGGAGGGTAATAGCTGAGCTCTTATCCTCACATAGTTTGGCtgatggaaggcttcggccgtggctagttaccaccataccagcaaagacgtaccgccaagcgatttagcgttccagtacgatgtcgtgtagaaatcgggGTGTGGATGTACAtctttcctcctaacaagttagcccgcttccatcattgcattgcatcatcacttaccatcaggtgagattgtagtcaagggctaacttgtaaagaataaaaaaaaaactcgcaaAAGTGCCTTACTttggctcaatgttgagcatgagtctcttgTAATagaggctaatagtccaccacgctggcccaatgcggattagcagacttcacacacctagagaattagaaaattctcagataagcAGGTTAATAAGTCAATATTCCATAATAACCTAGAACCTCGTGACCAAAGGCACCTGACAAAGAGGCAGGTGGCGTTtgctaaattatattaattatttagataaaatatgtaattttgtcGTACAATATAAACGGACTGTTCCCACATTAGCATATTAATTGTGGCAACGTGTCGTGATTCGCTCAGCCTAACCCAAAATTTATGTCTCTCTCGCCCCAGATTCACCCCAATGAGTCGATTTTTTTGCTGTCATATTACTAATTTTAGGatagttttagatatttttttttttagatatttatttacttagcatccacgcacttacaaactaatacataaacttAGCATGCATGATACATTGGGCcctgtcagggcattgctaaaataataatgttacatgcAATAATAAGaggtaaaatatattacatttcattagacaaaattaaaataagataaaaataaagtagaaaCTTGAGCggaacatttatagaattaaattagaatgttcaagattttaaataatataaatgtcaggtatagtaatgtcataatagtagattaattaacgctaataaaattaaataaacatatccaCTCAATTACAATTGTCAAAATAATGGGATAAATGAGCAATGtccaagttttaaaataaaataatgtccaagttttaaaataaaatatcaataattttttagttatttataaattgatagTTTCAAAATTTGTAGGCTATCGTGCTCTTGAGGTCTTTGATAAATATAGTCaggttttaaattgtaaaaactcATCTATTTTATAGAAACAGTTATTTATAAGCCATTTCTTAAGTTTCTGTTTAAAtgtcttatcattattttcctCTGTTTTTTTGATATCCTACTTCTTCTAATATTACAGTCGAATGGAACttattgacattttaaattGTTCAGAAGTATTTGGTCACCTTGTCTGCTACAATATATCTGATGGTGACTAACAAACAcgaaactttgtatggatgtttgttactctttatctcGGCAActaagtactgaaccgatttggctgaaatttgtgaatggaaatttattttacatacgGATTTAAAGGGCAAAACACTATTACTGAataaagtctgtcaggtctaacaattcccaccaatAATGTTACCGATAAACCctcgaatggcagagaataaccttgagtgaagtcccggacttgtaaccgaAGGATGAAGGGTAAAGACGTCTttaaaaactagttaacactccccttctccactcaagtcattctccctgTAAGCCTATACAAAgataatccatgaaggattatccaaccaAAGGTGTCGACGGATCGAACGTCACGACAAGAATAAGTAAGCCTATACAAAgataatccatgaaggattatccaaccaaaggtgtggacggatcgaacgtcacTACAAGAATTAGCTAGGCCGCCCGAGCGGTTTaccactactccccacctaacttacggaacatttcgtactatctcggctcatGAAGTACGAGCCGACCGATCGAATGACTCACTCGCGCCGACACGAgcatttacattaaattattccATTCATTCCAtccaaattttttaatttatacaatagACAAAATCATGGCGTTTGCCACCGCTCCCTGTTGAATGCCACCCGGGTCAAATTACCCCCTTGACCCACATTGCTTTGCCATTGATAGTACAGTAAGTGCAGgaagcaaaataaacaagcataATATATTGTggtaaatcagtgaatttaaCTTGCAAGTCCTCAAAGTGAAACTTTTAATTACAAAGTTTGATTCAATTTCATGTAGGGTGACCATATGAAACATAGGAAATGAAGGATACATTTAGTCTCTGGGATATAGTAAGGATATCTTTAAACTCAATGGATAACAAATTTCATAGCGTACACAGATAACTTGTAGGTTCATACAATTATAAGAATCTATAAAAAGAggaagacaaataaataatcaatgttAGATATGCCATTACTGTTACATATGACTATaaaaggaaaagtatcaaaAATAATTTGGCTTTGCTCACAATATTAACGCCAACTGGTTGAAGTTAAgtggttttttatttaattttaatttaactggTGGTGGTTAATAATGTTTCGATAGTCGTTTCACTCAATTTTTGCTTAATTTTGCGTTTGCCATTGGACCAAGgaatacagaaggcagtaaCTGCAAATCCTTGAGACAATGCCTTCAGACAAAGTTTCTGGAGtgctgaccaccggttgcttgtaCAGTACAGTAGAAGCCTCGCAACGGGACGGCTGGatttaaatgtatgtaagtatgtagtaAGTGTGTATTTAACGGCTTCTATggcccagtggtatgcgcgctggatttacaagacggaggtcctgggttcgatcctcggctgtcTGGgttcggtccaggtctggctggtgggaggcttcggccgtggctagttaccaccctaccggcaaagacgtaccgccaagcgatttagcgttccggtacgatgccgtgtagaaaccgaaaggagttcggattttcatcctctccctaacaagttagcccgcttccatcttagattgcatcaattAAACTGTgggagtctaagctccatatcgccGTTCAAATAGgtggataataatgatgatgactcgaTAAAAAGAAATCCAAGTTAACCTGCAAGTGTGGTGACCCTACTCGGAGAGCATATCTTTCGCTCGACACAATACGGTCTGAATACTGTGAAGTTGCCCGGCAAGAAATAGAGTagacttttaaatttaatggcACTTGTTCAAGTAGGAAGTGGATTCTGTtttaatggaaaaataatatttctctcCTAAGATATATCGCCTAGGTAATACTGAAAATGTGAATTCACTTTCTTGTGCGTTTCACAACACTGTttctatttttagggttccgaacgtacgtaagAAATAGAGGAacaaaacggaacccttataatatcactggcgcacattttaatgtctatctgttttctccgaatgtaccgGACCAATACACATATCAATATTGTAATCCAAATGCAGACATGTACCGTGAATAGGAGAATTTTTTCGCCGCCTAACCACAGTATGGAtgaaagtcactgacatagctcagcgaatcgctaagctgaagtggcaatgggcagggcacatagttcgtagagccgatatacgttggggtcccaaggtgctggaatggcgaccccatctgaaagcgcagtgttggtcgaccccgcactaggtgaaccgaggacatcaagcgggttgcagggagccgctggatgccggcggctggagaccgttttgtttggaagtccatgcaagaggcttatgttcagcagtagacgtccatcagctgttaatgatgatgacagtatGGATGACTGCACATTCATTTGGTGGGCAGTTACGTACCTACTAACGTCGTAGTAGGAATAGCCTACATGTTGCTACACCAGCCTACAAAATATTGCCAATATTTTGTACACAGTCACCGTGTCAATCGATccaaccctttcatttgatacccatattatgaGTGTGTAGAATAATAGCTATTAagctataatatttaaaactagcgggcgcccgcgacttcatcagcgtgaaatttagtttttcacaaatccctcgggaaccatggattttctgcaatgaaaagtagcctatgtgttaatccagaataaaatctatttacatatcAAATTTCAACAAAATCGTTACAGTAGTTGCGCTgttacagagtaacaaacatccaagcaatcatccacacaaactttcgcgtttatattattagtaggatgacGTCACAGAGCTAATCCAAGCTAATGCAAAGTTTCACTTTAATCGGCGGACGTGGAAaatgtttgaaataaaaactgGAAAATAGCTGTTTGAAATAAAAGCTGGTAACCCTAATCCCCCAGATGGAGGTACCGGATACATAGATAGACATTTTAAGAGCTTCTTCTACAAGTAACACTCAGATTCTGTTTGCTTAGGACGGAGTGCTGGCAACACCTCGCAGATTTCTGATTCACGAAGATTCGATGTATGTAAAAATGGCCGtgattgaatttgaaaatcCTATTCTGGATTCTTGTTGCTGATTTTCGTATTTGGTGTCAATGAGTGAattttttcatcaaaaatacacataaaaatgTGTAAGTACTTAAAGTTAAATgcttttacgtattttaatgttttagttttgtaaagatttttttcattttacaattaatataaaatatcaaatacatGTACTTATGAAATATAGTATTAAAATAGGAAACAAAAGGCGGCTTTATCGCTTGATAGCTCTCCCAGGCAACTTTAAGTATATGCAACAAAACAGAACAACTTAAACGTATACACAGGTAAAATGGCACGTACAGTTAGGGATGAAACGATACGAGTAAATACAAGTACGTACTCGATACTTTTGCGCCGATACCAAGTACTTTTAGTATCGATACTTTGAAATTAAGAATCGAGTGGGTATCGGTCAAAAGTACTCATATCAGTAAACCAATGtcactattttgttttaacattgataattgaaaattgcatattttaaattgaaattattgaagGCATCCTAGCCTTAGTTTTGTTTGTGTAGTTGGCAAGCTTGTTTGTCTATGCCACTTCGCTTAAATTTAACTAGgaaacgtttggaaaaattaatatttttgggaagCACTACAAAGACAAGCTTTTTCATAAATGTACTTAACAATAAAGAATACCTAGTACATGTTACGgtttttactcaaaaatttccaaaaacgATTCGATACAagtaagtatcgatacttttcaACTGATACCGAGTAAGAGTCGATACTTGACGACCGATACAGTATCgagtaaaagtatcgatacctCAATGGTATCGTTTCATCCCTACGTACAGTACAatataaacttattttgagTTATGAGTATACAAAGTTGAAGAAATAGCAACATATTATCAAGGTAGAACACACAATGAACACTGCAAAGTTGTAAATTAGTTTTCATAGTAATTATTCAAGTTACGTAAAGTACACAATAGCGACTTTTCTCTCGACAATAAGTTAGAGACGTCATTGTTTAAAAGTAAACTACTATTATAATGAATggcgaatatatatttttgacgaATATATATTCCCCGCCCGCCGTAGTCTAGTGTTagtctagtaaataataataataataatataataatttatttatttcaagcttcaataggctcataattgtgttagtaaaaatagaatgtgttagtaacttataaactatagcaaaacttattctattaaatatatcgTACTAGTAATATGTGT belongs to Bicyclus anynana chromosome 10, ilBicAnyn1.1, whole genome shotgun sequence and includes:
- the LOC112054584 gene encoding ras-related protein Rap1 → MREYKIVVLGSGGVGKSALTVQFVQGIFVEKYDPTIEDSYRKQVEVDGQQCMLEILDTAGTEQFTAMRDLYMKNGQGFVLVYSITAQSTFNDLQDLREQILRVKDKDDVPMVLVGNKCDLEAERVVGKQQGANLANHFNCVFMETSAKAKISVNEVFYDLVRQINKKSPKEEKIRKNKKPICQLL